Sequence from the Clupea harengus chromosome 20, Ch_v2.0.2, whole genome shotgun sequence genome:
TATAGTGGAGAAATCCGAGAGACCCCTAAGAAGAGTGTACTTGCCTAATAGCAGGAATTACACTTGACCATCACCGAAACTCTCCCTCTgccagaatgttctagaatgcatTTATAGCCTTTCCAGAGGGGTTCTATATAGCATGACCAATCATATCCACCGAATGTAGCTAATGAACCTTGATTTAAAATGTTCAAGAAAGCAGTTGGCTTAGATAGTAACTCAAGTCATAAATTCAAATATGACAACATGGAAACAGTAAATCAACTCAGCACAGACATCAGGCATAATAGCTTCAGGATACCTGTAGGCGACCACTTAACACATATTAATGGAGTCTTACGCAGTGTAGAGTAGAAGGATGGCATGTATGTCTAGATTCACATCCCTGATTATTTGCCTTTGATAGAAAGAATTGGCAACCTGACAGAAGACACAATCTTTGCCTTAGCAAAAGCAGCACCTTTCAGTTTAATGTCTTTTGTGCTTCTCACGACAGGTATTAAACCTCCAAGCTATCGGTGAATGGGGTGGAAGAACGTGTTTACCACAGAATGTCAACTAACTCACGTCAAGCATATCAATGTGAAGTCTCCCTTGAAGACTGATGAAATCTGGAGATTCATGATATTTTATCTCCCTTTTGAAAGTGTATTTATTTCAAAGTATTTACTGTTTCCTGCTCCAGGAGATTATATTTTGCGGATTATTGGTTTCCAAGAATATGACTAAATGGGTGACAAAACTGTGGCTTGTTTTACTTTACCCATtgctttttctgtttgtttctacGCATATCTCTATGTAAACAAACGTGGCAATGTAAACATTTACATACTTTTAATTTTAAGATACAGATTTGTAtagataaaaaaatatgttcTCTGCTGAACCGAACATGTAAACGATCTGTAAATACATGAGTCAGTCTTTTTCCCAGTGATCAGAGCTATGTTTGTCCCTCAGAGGGATAATTTCACAggcctttacatttacatttatatgccTCATGTTTCTCTGCTTTACAAACAGCCCCACGGCAATCGataagagacacagagataaaaCGACCATGCCTAAGCCAATGAGTAGTATCAACTTGGGATTTTGACCATACTGCTCACTGGTCTCACACTGATTTGGCATCGTGGGACGTGGGAGTCTACTTGGCAAGCTCTTTGGAACACTGTCTAGGCGACACGGCGCCAGCGTCTCGTTGACCAGCAAGTTAACCCACACTGTGGTCTGAAGAGGGATTGGCTTTCCCCCGTCGCTCACCACAATGAAGAGGTGGTGCATCCCATAGTCCTGGCCCATCAGATGCTGGGCGAGCGAAACATTGCCCGAGTGCGGGTCGATCTGGAATGGGCAATTCTGTGCCGGCTCACTGCCGACGAGGTGGTAGGTGATGTCCGAGTTGATCCCCGAGTCCGTGTCCATGGCGTAGATCCGGGTGACCATTGAGCCAGCCGGGGTGGACGGTGACACGGTGAGGCAGGTGAGGTTGCTGCTGGGCAAGATCACCTGAGGCTGGTTGTCGTTCATGTCCTCTACGAAGATCGTGACCCTGGCGCTGGAGGACAGCGAGGGGCTGCCCCGGTCCAGCGCCACCAGGAAGAACTCGTACCTGTCCCGCTCTTCCCGGTCCAGTTCCTCCGTGCAGCGCAGCGTCCCCTGGACGTTGTCCATGACAAAAGGCCCGGTGCCGTTAAACACGCGCACCTCCACCTCCCCGTTGTCCCCTTTGTCTGTGTCCGTCACCCCGATCTTTCCCACCGGCGCCAAGCGAGGGATGTTCTCCGGCACGAAGAAGATGAAGTGAGGCGTGAGGAAGGACGGCACGTTGTCATTCTGGTCcagcacgtgcacagacacagacgcagaggTCTCCAGCGGTGGGATGCCACTGTCTCGGGCCAGCACAGTCAGAGTGTAAGACTCCTGCTGCTCTCGGTCGAGAGAGGCCGACACCGACAGCTCGCCTGTCACGCGGTCAACGTGGAAGATTGGGGAAGTGTTCCTGCTCAGTCTGTAAAATACTCTTCCATTGTGCTGACTGTCTGGATCAAACGCCCTGACCTGAAGAATGCCTGCCCCTGGCTTATTGTTCTCCTCCAGAACTATCTGATAGTGTGTTTGATTGAACCGCGGGGCATTATCATTCACATCAACCAGCAGTACTTTGATCTCTTTCTTATAATACAGGCGCTTGCCCTGGGCGTTTGTGATGACAACAGAAACATGGTATTCTGAGAGCATTTCAAAGTCTAATGGCTTTGATGATGAAAGGAGATAGTTACCATTCTGAGTTTGTGGTTTTAGGGAAAATGGCACGTCTCCCTCTATAGAGAGTGCGCAGCCGCCGACGCCGTCTTCCAGCTCTAAAAGGGCCAGGGCTGCCGGCGGCGTGTTCTCCTGTAACAGTATCGTTTGGTTTTCATGCTCCGCTATGAACCTGATCTTGATCACCGGCTCGGGCCCTGTCACCGGCGTCACGGATACGGTTACCTCAGAGGTCGCAGGGGGGGAGCGGGGGGAGCAGAGTGGGTCGCTCGCGAGGACGTTCAGCACAAACTCGTCCGGGCTGTCGGCGCGAACATCATCAGCTAGGGTGATCAGTCCACTGTGTCTGTCCAGCTGGAACAAGGCCATTGCCTTATCTGAGTTCTTCCAGCTAAAAGAATAGTCTACAGCGGCATTGTGGCCAACGTCTCTGTCTGTGGCCTTCACCTGGGCAATGACAGAGCCCTTGGATGTGTTTCCACTGATGGTGGCTGAATAGGGACTGTCTGGATCAAACTCTGGGCAATTATCATTGACATCAGTCACAGTAACCATCAGTGTGGCAGTGCCACTGAGTGGTCTCAAACCATGGTCTACAGCAACGAGAGTCATTTGATGGTTATCCTGAATTTCACGGTCCAGTTCCCTTCGTAAAACAAGCACAAGCGCGGGTCCCCTCTCTATCACTGCAAAGAATTCACTGTAATTTTGCAAATGGTAGCTAATCTGCCCGTTGATGTCAGAATCCACATC
This genomic interval carries:
- the pcdh20 gene encoding protocadherin-20, with translation MGDGICDNMNAAVLLQKVLFVVVLKQAMYSALSLRVQEEQQEGVHIGTIGRDYPGPYRLLDQDYIHLHESTGDLYTTKQIIDREIVCPPQQDGDCTITLYAVVGPQNITEVIEIVLIVEDINDNAPLFPESVICFSVAEDESVGASFILDGEAHDVDSDINGQISYHLQNYSEFFAVIERGPALVLVLRRELDREIQDNHQMTLVAVDHGLRPLSGTATLMVTVTDVNDNCPEFDPDSPYSATISGNTSKGSVIAQVKATDRDVGHNAAVDYSFSWKNSDKAMALFQLDRHSGLITLADDVRADSPDEFVLNVLASDPLCSPRSPPATSEVTVSVTPVTGPEPVIKIRFIAEHENQTILLQENTPPAALALLELEDGVGGCALSIEGDVPFSLKPQTQNGNYLLSSSKPLDFEMLSEYHVSVVITNAQGKRLYYKKEIKVLLVDVNDNAPRFNQTHYQIVLEENNKPGAGILQVRAFDPDSQHNGRVFYRLSRNTSPIFHVDRVTGELSVSASLDREQQESYTLTVLARDSGIPPLETSASVSVHVLDQNDNVPSFLTPHFIFFVPENIPRLAPVGKIGVTDTDKGDNGEVEVRVFNGTGPFVMDNVQGTLRCTEELDREERDRYEFFLVALDRGSPSLSSSARVTIFVEDMNDNQPQVILPSSNLTCLTVSPSTPAGSMVTRIYAMDTDSGINSDITYHLVGSEPAQNCPFQIDPHSGNVSLAQHLMGQDYGMHHLFIVVSDGGKPIPLQTTVWVNLLVNETLAPCRLDSVPKSLPSRLPRPTMPNQCETSEQYGQNPKLILLIGLGMVVLSLCLLSIAVGLFVKQRNMRHINVNVKACEIIPLRDKHSSDHWEKD